The following proteins come from a genomic window of Nocardiopsis sp. YSL2:
- a CDS encoding aldo/keto reductase yields MEQRQVGRSGLWVSRTALGTMTWGQDTSEEEAGQQLTAFVDAGGTLVDTADIYTGGQSERILGRLMRGSLRREDLVVSTKTGHTPEAYRPVDGSRRHLLASLDASLRRLQTDYVDLWQLHVFDPATPPEESLAAMETAVASGKARYVGAGDLEAWQFSTLATWQRARAGRVPLVSVGAEYSLLNRGADRSLRPAAAAAQAHVIAWSPLGRGVLSAKYRNGVPPDSRGAFPHMAPYVEPYLDDHSRRVVESVCTAAEGLGVPPLAVALSWARDQEGVAAAVVGPRTLPQLQEILGVEGVELPPEIRSALDDATSVPDR; encoded by the coding sequence ATGGAACAGCGACAGGTGGGCAGATCAGGACTCTGGGTGTCACGCACTGCCCTGGGCACGATGACCTGGGGACAGGACACCTCCGAGGAGGAGGCTGGGCAGCAGCTCACCGCGTTCGTGGACGCGGGCGGCACGCTGGTGGACACCGCGGACATCTACACCGGCGGGCAGAGCGAGCGGATCCTGGGGCGCCTGATGCGCGGCTCGCTGCGCCGCGAGGACCTGGTGGTGTCGACCAAGACCGGGCACACCCCCGAGGCCTACCGTCCCGTGGACGGCTCCCGACGGCACCTCCTGGCGTCCCTGGACGCCTCCCTGCGCAGGCTGCAGACCGACTACGTCGACCTGTGGCAGCTGCACGTGTTCGATCCGGCCACGCCGCCGGAGGAGTCGCTGGCGGCGATGGAGACGGCCGTCGCGAGCGGCAAGGCGCGCTACGTGGGCGCCGGCGACCTGGAGGCCTGGCAGTTCTCCACGCTGGCGACCTGGCAGCGCGCCCGCGCGGGCCGGGTCCCGCTGGTGAGCGTGGGCGCGGAGTACTCCCTGCTCAACCGGGGTGCCGACCGGTCGCTGCGGCCGGCAGCCGCGGCGGCTCAGGCGCACGTGATCGCGTGGTCACCGCTGGGGCGCGGGGTGCTCAGCGCCAAGTACCGCAACGGCGTCCCGCCGGACTCCCGCGGCGCCTTTCCCCACATGGCGCCCTACGTGGAGCCCTACCTGGACGACCACAGCCGACGGGTGGTGGAGTCGGTGTGCACGGCCGCCGAGGGCCTGGGGGTCCCGCCGCTGGCCGTCGCGCTGAGCTGGGCGCGCGACCAGGAGGGCGTGGCCGCCGCCGTCGTGGGGCCGCGGACCCTGCCCCAGCTCCAGGAGATCCTCGGTGTGGAGGGCGTGGAGCTGCCGCCGGAGATCCGTTCCGCCCTCGACGACGCGACGTCGGTCCCCGACCGCTGA
- a CDS encoding helix-hairpin-helix domain-containing protein, translated as MSEAVEQVSAVLDRMGAPPALAPRLAAALGPGGAAELNANPWLLLRLPQVTVEQADFCARRHLGENARPGDPRRLSALTAHVLRMSARRGHTVVEEKRLATLVGQLGVPRPSDALEAAVAEESAVVLESMEDSDDDFDFEEGGVPEVPDTERYYALPDVGHAEQRLGDQLLRLMSGNEPIMDSATAGETVDEAAEKGGFTVAETTRQALVTATLRPVTVLWHGPGDAGEVARALVCLGAIATDSQVGIAVAAPTAQAAAALNADLAAVAEEPPVRALSLPELLSQAPVTAGLVVLQESMSVGAARTAELVSSCGDETHLVLLADPRQAPSATPGQVALDVAASRAAHAGEVAAPGEPGPIAELALGVADGDVPDVAAPDREVVRVPAASAEEAAHRVVQLLTDSIPRAIGVDPERTQVIASREDGPAGARALNAACKERLNPGPGAHGGLDVGDRVLLAADGPGYGPGDTGYLREVGERAVVELSDGRRVEVADPSALRPGWAITVAAAHGGRWPAVVGVFPPEVPVSRPQVYTVLTRAVRHVSLVDVTDGALATGVRDNAAVQRTTRLARILREG; from the coding sequence GTGTCCGAGGCAGTCGAACAGGTCAGTGCAGTCCTCGACCGGATGGGCGCGCCCCCCGCCCTGGCCCCCCGGCTGGCGGCCGCCCTGGGTCCCGGGGGCGCCGCCGAACTGAACGCCAACCCCTGGCTCCTGCTGCGCCTGCCGCAGGTGACCGTCGAGCAGGCCGACTTCTGCGCCCGCAGACACCTGGGCGAGAACGCCCGCCCCGGCGACCCGCGACGGCTGAGCGCTCTGACCGCCCACGTCCTGCGGATGTCGGCGCGGCGCGGGCACACGGTCGTCGAGGAGAAGCGGCTGGCCACCCTCGTGGGCCAGCTGGGCGTGCCGCGCCCGTCGGACGCGCTGGAGGCGGCCGTGGCCGAGGAGAGCGCCGTGGTCCTGGAGAGCATGGAGGACTCCGACGACGACTTCGACTTCGAGGAGGGCGGGGTCCCGGAGGTGCCCGACACCGAGCGGTACTACGCCCTGCCCGACGTCGGCCACGCCGAACAGCGCCTGGGCGACCAGCTGTTGCGCCTCATGAGCGGGAACGAGCCCATCATGGACTCGGCGACCGCCGGCGAGACCGTCGACGAGGCCGCCGAGAAGGGCGGGTTCACCGTCGCGGAGACGACCCGTCAGGCCCTGGTCACGGCGACGCTGCGCCCGGTGACCGTGCTCTGGCACGGGCCGGGCGACGCGGGCGAGGTGGCACGGGCCCTGGTGTGCCTGGGCGCGATCGCCACCGACAGCCAGGTCGGGATCGCCGTGGCGGCCCCCACCGCCCAGGCCGCGGCGGCACTCAACGCCGACCTGGCCGCCGTCGCCGAGGAACCGCCGGTCCGCGCGCTGTCCCTGCCCGAACTGCTCTCCCAGGCTCCGGTCACGGCCGGGCTGGTGGTGCTGCAGGAGTCGATGTCGGTGGGCGCGGCGCGGACCGCCGAGCTGGTGTCGTCGTGCGGCGACGAGACGCACCTGGTGCTCCTGGCCGACCCCCGCCAGGCGCCGTCCGCCACGCCGGGCCAGGTCGCGTTGGACGTGGCCGCCTCGCGTGCCGCCCATGCGGGCGAGGTCGCGGCCCCGGGCGAGCCGGGCCCGATCGCGGAGCTGGCCCTGGGCGTGGCCGACGGCGACGTGCCGGACGTGGCCGCCCCCGACCGCGAGGTCGTGCGAGTGCCCGCCGCCTCGGCGGAGGAGGCGGCGCACCGGGTGGTGCAGCTGCTCACCGACTCGATCCCGCGCGCGATCGGCGTGGACCCCGAGCGCACACAGGTCATCGCCTCGCGCGAAGACGGCCCGGCGGGCGCGCGGGCGCTCAACGCGGCGTGCAAGGAGCGGTTGAACCCGGGCCCGGGCGCGCACGGCGGCCTGGACGTGGGCGACCGTGTGCTGCTGGCGGCAGACGGGCCGGGATACGGCCCCGGGGACACCGGCTACCTGCGCGAGGTGGGCGAACGGGCCGTGGTCGAACTGTCCGACGGCCGCCGGGTGGAGGTCGCCGACCCCTCGGCGCTGCGCCCGGGGTGGGCGATCACCGTGGCCGCCGCGCACGGGGGCCGCTGGCCCGCGGTCGTGGGCGTGTTCCCGCCGGAGGTACCGGTCTCGCGGCCGCAGGTGTACACGGTGCTCACCCGCGCCGTACGCCACGTGTCGCTGGTGGACGTCACCGACGGCGCGCTGGCCACAGGTGTGCGCGACAACGCCGCCGTCCAGCGCACGACCCGCCTGGCCCGCATCCTGCGCGAGGGCTGA
- a CDS encoding Uma2 family endonuclease, giving the protein MTAVLEKSSDVRPSPFNLRELADHLDVPQGFKVEVIEGAIVMSPTPSKKHGAALRRLYDQVAGQLPEGRVAEQMYSIEALEGEDFASPDLLIVPVAVEEEDGWLVDPDDVDCVVEVVSPSNHTNDTKVKPSLYARWRIPVYLLIDPRNGTTRVYWDPQGGEYRAHHDTEFGDEVVLPEPLKDVRIDTSVFPRYAA; this is encoded by the coding sequence ATGACCGCCGTACTGGAAAAGTCGTCTGACGTGCGTCCGTCCCCGTTCAATCTGCGCGAACTGGCCGACCACCTCGACGTCCCGCAGGGATTCAAGGTGGAGGTCATCGAAGGGGCCATCGTGATGTCACCCACCCCGTCGAAGAAGCATGGGGCTGCTCTTCGCCGACTTTATGATCAGGTGGCCGGTCAACTGCCCGAGGGCCGGGTCGCCGAGCAGATGTACTCGATCGAGGCGCTTGAGGGCGAGGACTTCGCCTCGCCGGACCTGCTCATCGTTCCCGTCGCGGTCGAGGAGGAGGACGGGTGGCTGGTGGACCCCGACGACGTCGACTGCGTGGTCGAAGTGGTCTCTCCCAGCAACCACACCAACGACACCAAGGTCAAGCCCTCCCTGTACGCGCGCTGGCGGATTCCTGTCTACCTCCTCATCGATCCGCGCAACGGGACCACGAGGGTGTACTGGGACCCCCAGGGCGGCGAGTACCGGGCGCACCACGACACCGAGTTCGGGGACGAGGTCGTCCTGCCCGAACCGCTCAAGGACGTCCGGATCGACACCTCCGTCTTTCCCAGGTACGCGGCCTGA
- a CDS encoding SDR family NAD(P)-dependent oxidoreductase translates to MDLGLSGARVLVTGASRGIGRAIAQVFAEEGADLAICARTPAPLAEAAGELSSTGARVYADPVDVADHDALTRFLGEAADHLGGLDVLVSNVSGGSAATPDQWERGLNSDLLPFVRLAEAAHPYLAASERGGSVVLISTTSALHTTAPAGPHSYGAVKAALNHHASSLARAWAPEGIRVNTVSPGPVEFPGGGWARRRENDPALYESIRERIPYGRLGRPEEVARAAAYLASPAASYVTGNNLVVDGAFLDRI, encoded by the coding sequence ATGGATCTGGGACTGTCAGGGGCGCGGGTGCTGGTCACCGGTGCCAGCCGGGGGATCGGGCGCGCCATCGCCCAGGTGTTCGCCGAGGAGGGGGCCGACCTGGCGATCTGCGCGCGCACTCCGGCGCCGCTCGCCGAGGCCGCGGGGGAGCTGTCCTCGACGGGCGCGCGCGTGTACGCCGACCCGGTGGACGTGGCGGACCACGACGCCCTCACGAGGTTTCTGGGCGAGGCCGCCGACCACCTCGGGGGACTGGACGTGCTGGTCTCCAACGTCTCCGGCGGCAGCGCGGCGACGCCGGACCAGTGGGAGCGCGGCCTCAACTCCGACCTGCTGCCGTTCGTGCGCCTGGCCGAGGCAGCCCACCCCTACCTGGCCGCCTCCGAGCGCGGCGGCTCGGTGGTCCTGATCTCGACCACCTCGGCCCTGCACACCACCGCTCCGGCCGGACCCCACTCCTACGGCGCGGTCAAGGCCGCGCTCAACCACCACGCCTCCTCCCTCGCCCGGGCGTGGGCGCCGGAGGGGATCCGGGTCAACACCGTCTCGCCCGGCCCCGTCGAGTTCCCGGGCGGCGGCTGGGCCAGGCGCCGGGAGAACGATCCGGCGCTGTACGAGAGCATCCGCGAGCGCATCCCCTACGGCCGCCTCGGCCGCCCCGAGGAGGTCGCCCGCGCGGCGGCCTACCTGGCGAGCCCCGCCGCGAGCTACGTCACGGGCAACAACCTGGTGGTCGACGGCGCCTTCCTCGACCGGATCTGA
- the fabI gene encoding enoyl-ACP reductase FabI, with amino-acid sequence MGLLEGKRILITGVLTDSSIAFHVARLAQEQGATVVLTGYGRMSLVERIAKRLPETPPVLELDVTDDEQLASLASRVGEHVDGLDGIVHSIGFTPQEALGGNFLNTEWSDVATAMHTSTFSLKSLTTSLTPLMKNGGSVVALDFDNSVSYPIYDWMGVAKSALTSTARYLARYVGGDGIRVNLVSAGPLSTMAARSIPGFADLAKHWPERAPLGWDVSDPEPAAKAVVALLSDWFPATTGETVHVDGGFHSTGA; translated from the coding sequence ATGGGACTCCTCGAAGGTAAGCGCATCCTCATCACCGGGGTGCTGACCGACTCCTCCATCGCCTTCCACGTGGCCAGGCTCGCCCAGGAGCAGGGCGCCACGGTCGTCCTCACCGGCTACGGCCGGATGAGCCTGGTCGAGCGCATCGCCAAGCGCCTGCCCGAGACGCCCCCGGTCCTGGAGCTGGACGTCACCGACGACGAGCAGCTCGCCAGCCTGGCCTCGCGCGTGGGCGAGCACGTCGACGGGCTCGACGGCATCGTGCACTCCATCGGGTTCACCCCGCAGGAGGCGCTGGGCGGCAACTTCCTCAACACCGAGTGGTCGGACGTGGCCACGGCCATGCACACCTCGACCTTCTCGCTGAAGTCGCTCACCACCTCCCTGACCCCGCTGATGAAGAACGGCGGCTCGGTCGTGGCCCTGGACTTCGACAACAGCGTGTCCTACCCGATCTACGACTGGATGGGTGTGGCCAAGTCCGCGCTGACCTCCACCGCGCGCTACCTGGCCCGGTACGTGGGCGGGGACGGCATCCGCGTCAACCTGGTCTCGGCCGGCCCGCTGAGCACCATGGCCGCGCGCAGCATCCCGGGCTTCGCGGACCTGGCCAAGCACTGGCCCGAGCGCGCGCCGCTGGGCTGGGACGTCAGCGACCCCGAGCCCGCCGCGAAGGCGGTCGTGGCCCTGCTCTCCGACTGGTTCCCGGCCACCACCGGTGAGACCGTGCACGTGGACGGCGGCTTCCACTCCACCGGGGCCTGA
- a CDS encoding beta-ketoacyl-ACP reductase — MSRSVLVTGGNRGIGLAIARELSEGGDNVAVTHRSGEAPEGLFGVRCDITDSAQVDAAFKEVEEAQGPVEVLVANAGITKDQLLALMSEEDFSSVLDTNLTGSFRVAKRAVRGMMRKRGGRIILISSVVGLMGSGGQANYAASKAGLVGFGRSLARELGSRNITVNVVAPGFIETDMTAELPEDRKAEIKKNIPLGRIGSTEDIARTVGFLAGPGGAYISGAVIPVDGGMGMGH, encoded by the coding sequence ATGTCGCGCTCGGTCCTGGTCACCGGCGGCAACCGCGGAATCGGACTGGCGATCGCCCGCGAGCTGTCGGAGGGCGGCGACAACGTCGCGGTGACCCACCGCTCCGGCGAGGCGCCCGAGGGCCTGTTCGGGGTGCGCTGCGACATCACCGACTCCGCCCAGGTCGACGCCGCGTTCAAGGAGGTCGAGGAGGCCCAGGGTCCCGTCGAGGTCCTGGTCGCCAACGCCGGCATCACCAAGGACCAGCTGCTGGCCCTGATGAGCGAGGAGGACTTCTCCTCGGTACTGGACACCAACCTCACGGGGTCCTTCCGCGTCGCCAAGCGTGCCGTGCGAGGCATGATGCGCAAGCGCGGCGGGCGCATCATCCTCATCTCCTCGGTGGTCGGCCTCATGGGCTCCGGCGGCCAGGCCAACTACGCGGCCTCCAAGGCGGGCCTGGTCGGCTTCGGCCGGTCCCTCGCCCGTGAGCTGGGTTCGCGCAACATCACGGTCAACGTCGTCGCCCCGGGCTTCATCGAGACCGACATGACCGCGGAGCTGCCCGAGGACCGCAAGGCGGAGATCAAGAAGAACATCCCCCTCGGCCGGATCGGCAGCACCGAGGACATCGCCCGCACCGTCGGCTTCCTCGCGGGCCCGGGCGGCGCCTACATCAGCGGTGCCGTCATCCCCGTCGACGGCGGCATGGGCATGGGCCACTGA
- a CDS encoding response regulator transcription factor: protein MIRTLLVDDELLVRSGLRMILDAAPDIEVVGEAGDGAEAVRMAEELAPDVVLLDIRMPGTDGLTAAARLTALERAPRVVLLTTFDLDEYVHDALRAGAVGFLLKDTPPRDLISAVRSVHEGHAMLSPSVTKRMLERFAAPAEGGSAAGREHARERLAVLSERERAVLVAVAQGRSNAEAGRALGMREATVKAHVSRILAKLGMSNRVQAAILAHDAGWA from the coding sequence TTGATCCGTACGCTCCTGGTCGACGACGAACTCCTGGTCCGCTCCGGGTTGCGGATGATCCTGGACGCCGCTCCCGACATCGAGGTCGTGGGCGAGGCGGGCGACGGTGCCGAGGCGGTGCGCATGGCGGAGGAGCTCGCCCCCGACGTCGTGCTGCTCGACATCCGTATGCCCGGAACCGACGGCCTCACCGCGGCCGCGCGGCTCACGGCACTGGAACGCGCGCCCCGGGTGGTCCTGCTCACCACCTTCGACCTGGACGAGTACGTGCACGACGCGCTGCGCGCCGGAGCGGTGGGGTTCCTGCTCAAGGACACACCGCCCAGGGACCTCATCTCCGCGGTGCGCAGCGTGCACGAGGGCCACGCGATGCTCTCGCCGAGCGTCACCAAGCGCATGCTCGAACGGTTCGCCGCGCCCGCCGAGGGCGGGTCGGCGGCCGGACGCGAACACGCCCGGGAACGTCTGGCCGTGCTGAGCGAACGCGAGCGCGCGGTACTGGTCGCCGTGGCCCAGGGGCGGTCCAACGCCGAGGCCGGACGGGCCCTGGGGATGCGGGAGGCGACGGTGAAGGCGCACGTCAGCCGTATCCTCGCCAAGCTGGGGATGTCCAACCGGGTCCAGGCGGCGATCCTCGCCCACGACGCGGGGTGGGCCTGA